From the genome of Nocardia sp. NBC_01503, one region includes:
- a CDS encoding M13 family metallopeptidase, protein MTSQLTPPSGIDLSFRNEGVRVQDDLFAHVNGEWLDKYDIPSDRAVDGAFRTLYDQAERDVQQIIQEAAASDAAAGSEERKIGDLYNSFMDTAAITAAGLTPIAGELAAIARVSDPSEFAALIGRHQRTGVGGAMAFYVDTDDKNSERYLVHTSQSGIGLPDESYYHKDEYAEIREKYVAHIGRMFALAGLDYDARRVFELEKKLAQGHWDVVRRRDAEKSYNLTTFDALAADNPEFDWNAWTSALAEGLDRSGPDLFAEVVVRQPDYVRTFARLWASEAQADWQAWAAWRVVKARAAYLTDDLVQESFDFYGRTLTGAPENRERWKRGVSLVQDLLGEAVGKLYVARHFPPAAKARMVELVENLQEAYRRNIADLEWMGPDTRQAALAKLEKFTPKIGYPDEWRDYSAITVDPADVVGNYRSGYAAEHDRDLAKLGGAVDRGEWFMTPQTVNAYYNPGMNEIVFPAAILQPPFFDMNADDAANYGGIGAVIGHEIGHGFDDQGSKYDGDGNMIDWWTESDRTEFGKRTKALIDQYNAFSPKDLSDDHTVNGEFTIGENIGDLGGLTIALAAYEIAMEGKEIPVLDGLTGLQRVFFGWAQVWRTKARQEEAIRRLAVDPHSPPEFRCNGVVRNLDSFHEAFDVKPGDELYLDPAERVKIW, encoded by the coding sequence GTGACTTCGCAGCTGACGCCTCCCTCCGGTATCGATCTGTCCTTCCGCAACGAGGGCGTGCGGGTGCAGGACGACCTGTTCGCGCACGTCAACGGCGAATGGCTGGATAAATACGACATACCGTCGGATCGGGCGGTGGACGGCGCCTTCCGCACGCTCTACGACCAGGCCGAGCGCGATGTGCAGCAGATAATCCAGGAGGCTGCCGCCTCCGATGCCGCCGCCGGCAGCGAAGAGCGCAAGATCGGCGACCTGTACAACAGCTTCATGGACACCGCCGCCATTACGGCCGCGGGGCTCACCCCCATCGCCGGTGAACTCGCCGCCATTGCCCGGGTGAGCGATCCGAGCGAATTCGCCGCGCTCATCGGACGGCACCAGCGCACCGGTGTGGGTGGTGCGATGGCGTTCTACGTCGATACCGACGACAAGAACTCCGAGCGCTATCTGGTGCACACCTCGCAGTCCGGTATCGGCCTGCCCGACGAGTCGTACTACCACAAGGACGAGTACGCCGAGATCCGCGAGAAGTACGTCGCGCATATCGGCCGCATGTTCGCATTGGCCGGTCTGGATTACGACGCGCGCCGGGTATTCGAGCTGGAAAAGAAGCTGGCGCAGGGTCATTGGGATGTGGTCCGCCGCCGCGACGCCGAGAAGAGCTACAACCTCACCACTTTCGACGCCCTGGCCGCCGATAACCCCGAATTCGACTGGAATGCCTGGACTTCCGCGCTCGCCGAGGGCCTGGACCGCTCCGGTCCGGACCTTTTCGCCGAGGTCGTGGTGCGGCAGCCGGATTATGTGCGCACCTTCGCACGGCTGTGGGCCTCGGAGGCGCAGGCGGATTGGCAGGCGTGGGCGGCCTGGCGTGTGGTGAAGGCCCGCGCCGCCTACCTCACCGATGACCTGGTGCAGGAGAGCTTCGACTTCTACGGTCGCACGCTGACCGGTGCACCGGAGAATCGCGAGCGCTGGAAGCGCGGTGTCTCGCTGGTGCAGGATCTGCTGGGCGAGGCCGTCGGCAAACTGTATGTGGCCCGGCACTTCCCGCCCGCCGCCAAGGCCCGCATGGTCGAGCTGGTGGAGAATCTGCAGGAGGCGTACCGCCGCAATATCGCCGATCTGGAGTGGATGGGTCCGGACACCCGGCAGGCGGCCCTGGCCAAGTTGGAGAAGTTCACCCCGAAGATCGGTTACCCGGACGAGTGGCGGGACTACTCGGCGATCACCGTCGATCCCGCCGATGTGGTCGGCAACTACCGCAGTGGCTATGCGGCAGAACACGATCGGGATCTGGCGAAGCTGGGCGGCGCGGTGGATCGCGGCGAATGGTTCATGACCCCGCAGACCGTGAACGCGTACTACAACCCGGGCATGAACGAGATCGTCTTCCCGGCCGCGATTCTGCAGCCGCCGTTCTTCGATATGAACGCCGACGACGCCGCCAATTACGGTGGTATCGGCGCGGTCATCGGTCATGAGATCGGCCACGGCTTCGACGATCAGGGTTCGAAGTACGACGGTGACGGCAATATGATCGACTGGTGGACCGAGTCCGATCGCACCGAATTCGGTAAGCGCACCAAGGCTTTGATCGACCAGTACAACGCCTTCTCCCCCAAGGACCTCTCCGATGACCATACGGTCAATGGCGAATTCACCATCGGTGAGAATATCGGCGATCTGGGCGGCCTCACCATCGCGCTGGCCGCGTACGAAATCGCCATGGAAGGCAAGGAGATTCCGGTCCTGGACGGATTGACCGGTCTGCAGCGCGTCTTCTTCGGCTGGGCGCAGGTCTGGCGCACCAAAGCCCGCCAGGAGGAGGCCATCCGCCGCCTCGCCGTGGACCCGCACTCCCCGCCGGAGTTCCGCTGCAACGGGGTGGTCCGCAACCTGGACAGCTTCCACGAAGCGTTCGACGTGAAGCCGGGTGATGAGCTCTACCTGGATCCGGCGGAGCGCGTGAAGATCTGGTGA
- a CDS encoding pirin family protein gives MSTLTTPHIDVHRGGDRMKTRVAWLDSKHSFSFGEHYDPENTHHGLLLVNNEDIVLPGEGFETHPHRDMEIVTWVLSGSLVHQDSLGHNGVIYPGLAQRMSAGSGILHSEKNDSWRISTAPAHEEPVHFVQMWVVPDEPGLNPGYQQLEVDDELARGALVTVASGLPRYRDRTAIAIGSSHSALHVARMPGAAESPEVRLPESPYLHLFVARGEVELEGVGTLYEGDAVRMARSGGQRVTANLPSEILVWEMHARLGGQ, from the coding sequence GTGTCCACGCTCACGACACCACACATCGATGTCCATCGTGGCGGCGACCGCATGAAAACTCGTGTGGCGTGGCTGGATTCGAAGCATTCGTTCTCGTTCGGGGAACATTACGATCCCGAGAACACCCATCATGGGCTTTTGCTGGTGAACAACGAGGACATCGTGTTGCCGGGTGAGGGGTTCGAGACTCATCCCCACCGCGATATGGAAATCGTCACCTGGGTGCTCAGCGGCAGCCTGGTACATCAGGATTCGCTGGGTCATAACGGCGTGATCTATCCGGGCCTGGCGCAGCGGATGAGCGCGGGTTCGGGGATTCTGCATTCGGAGAAGAACGATTCGTGGCGGATCAGTACCGCGCCCGCACACGAGGAACCGGTGCATTTCGTCCAGATGTGGGTGGTGCCGGATGAACCCGGTCTGAATCCGGGTTATCAGCAGCTCGAGGTCGACGACGAGTTGGCGCGCGGCGCACTGGTGACGGTCGCGTCGGGCCTGCCCAGATACCGCGATCGCACGGCCATCGCCATCGGCAGCAGTCATTCGGCCCTGCACGTGGCCCGGATGCCGGGTGCGGCGGAGTCGCCGGAGGTTCGACTACCGGAGTCGCCCTATCTGCACCTGTTCGTCGCGCGCGGTGAGGTGGAGTTGGAGGGGGTCGGCACGCTCTACGAGGGTGATGCCGTGCGGATGGCGCGCAGTGGCGGTCAACGGGTGACCGCGAACCTGCCGTCGGAGATCCTGGTGTGGGAGATGCATGCGCGCCTCGGCGGGCAATAG
- a CDS encoding Scr1 family TA system antitoxin-like transcriptional regulator, with the protein MAPVSPTVARWELVLRLRELREQRGFDSATFAKRVGFTPANWSHVEKGRRVLTATTIGPVLELLEVDGEERDELLELLTASKERGWWAKSSALIGSELQRYYGMEFGAESIRSYDSLVIPGLLQTEEYSRALISADVMIRPVQVEQLVAIRMRRQQRLRDADRPELTAVIGEATLMQQIGGPKVLRGQLEHLATLLDELDSVTVRVIPFAATRGAILGGSSFHLLDFSSTALHTFGWVESAVFGGAVDDPELIRDLDFAFVRALDQSLSRAESLELIMSYSQG; encoded by the coding sequence ATGGCACCCGTATCACCCACCGTGGCCCGGTGGGAACTGGTACTGCGATTACGGGAGCTGCGCGAGCAGCGCGGCTTCGATTCGGCGACCTTCGCCAAGCGGGTCGGCTTCACCCCGGCCAACTGGTCCCATGTGGAGAAGGGCCGCAGAGTTCTGACCGCCACCACCATCGGCCCGGTACTGGAGCTGTTGGAGGTCGATGGTGAGGAGCGGGACGAACTCCTCGAATTGCTCACCGCCAGTAAGGAACGCGGCTGGTGGGCCAAATCCTCGGCGCTGATCGGTTCGGAGCTACAGCGCTACTACGGTATGGAGTTCGGTGCGGAGAGCATCCGCAGCTACGACTCGCTGGTCATTCCCGGGTTGCTGCAGACCGAGGAGTACAGCCGGGCGCTCATCAGTGCCGATGTCATGATCCGCCCGGTGCAGGTGGAGCAGTTGGTGGCGATTCGGATGCGCAGACAGCAACGATTACGCGACGCCGATCGGCCGGAGCTGACCGCCGTCATCGGCGAGGCCACGCTCATGCAGCAGATCGGCGGCCCGAAAGTCCTTCGGGGACAACTGGAACACCTGGCAACACTCTTGGACGAACTGGATTCGGTGACGGTGCGGGTGATTCCGTTCGCCGCCACCCGCGGTGCGATTCTCGGCGGCTCCAGTTTCCATCTACTGGATTTCTCTTCGACGGCGCTGCATACCTTCGGCTGGGTGGAGAGCGCGGTTTTCGGTGGGGCAGTGGATGATCCGGAGTTGATTCGCGATCTTGATTTCGCATTTGTGCGTGCACTCGACCAATCTCTCAGTCGTGCAGAATCTTTGGAATTGATCATGAGTTATTCGCAAGGGTAG
- a CDS encoding carbohydrate ABC transporter permease produces MVCVLIVIGVPLFWLLITSFKTRGDIYVQPAVYWPRTWHAENYSEATTTLPFWTFLRNSVIVTLTVASVKFVLGVLSAYGLVFLRFPGKNVVFLVIIAALMVPNQITVISNYALVAQLGWRNTLQGIIIPLCGVAFGTFLMRNHFLSLPAEVIEAARMDGARWWRLLTRVVLPMSGPTMVAFAVITLVNEWNEYLWPFLMADGPNVATLPVGLTLLQNTENPSVTNWGPVMAGTLLTMLPILIVFLALQRHMIKGLTSGAVKG; encoded by the coding sequence ATGGTGTGCGTGCTGATCGTCATCGGGGTGCCGCTGTTCTGGCTGCTCATCACCTCGTTCAAGACCCGCGGCGATATCTACGTGCAGCCGGCGGTGTACTGGCCGCGCACCTGGCATGCGGAGAACTACAGCGAGGCCACCACCACCCTGCCGTTCTGGACGTTCCTGCGGAATTCGGTGATCGTCACCCTGACGGTGGCATCGGTGAAATTCGTTCTCGGCGTGCTCAGCGCGTACGGTCTGGTCTTCCTGCGGTTCCCCGGCAAGAACGTGGTGTTCCTGGTGATCATCGCGGCGCTCATGGTGCCCAATCAGATCACCGTCATCTCCAACTACGCACTGGTCGCGCAGCTCGGCTGGCGAAATACTCTGCAGGGCATCATCATCCCGCTGTGCGGGGTCGCCTTCGGCACCTTCCTGATGCGCAACCATTTCCTGTCCCTGCCCGCCGAAGTCATCGAAGCGGCACGCATGGACGGCGCGCGCTGGTGGCGGCTGCTGACCCGCGTGGTGCTGCCCATGTCCGGGCCGACCATGGTGGCCTTCGCGGTGATCACACTGGTCAACGAGTGGAACGAATACCTGTGGCCGTTCCTCATGGCAGACGGCCCGAATGTCGCCACGCTGCCCGTCGGCCTCACCCTGCTGCAGAACACCGAGAACCCGAGCGTCACCAACTGGGGTCCGGTCATGGCCGGAACCCTGCTCACCATGCTCCCCATCCTCATCGTCTTCCTCGCACTACAGCGTCACATGATCAAGGGCCTCACCTCCGGTGCGGTCAAGGGTTAA
- a CDS encoding DUF4190 domain-containing protein — MSQYPPPGNYGEYPAPPPGGYPPPGGQPPQQYWQESPKGKGLAVTALVLGILAVLLDFTIILTIVGVFFGLLAAIFGLIAMLKARRGTAGGFGMAVAGLILGVLSLIGGIVIGIFVWIVFKDNGGDDLVDCISKAGGDQTKVQQCQDQFRDNLENKLSITLTPAPTP, encoded by the coding sequence ATGTCGCAGTACCCGCCCCCCGGTAATTACGGCGAGTACCCCGCGCCCCCGCCTGGCGGTTATCCGCCGCCCGGTGGTCAGCCGCCGCAGCAGTATTGGCAGGAGTCGCCCAAGGGCAAGGGCCTGGCGGTGACCGCGCTGGTGCTCGGCATCCTCGCGGTGCTGCTGGATTTCACCATCATTCTCACCATCGTCGGTGTCTTCTTCGGTCTGCTCGCGGCGATCTTCGGCCTGATCGCGATGCTGAAGGCGCGTCGCGGTACGGCGGGTGGCTTCGGTATGGCGGTGGCCGGTCTGATCCTGGGCGTATTGAGCCTGATCGGCGGCATCGTGATCGGCATTTTCGTGTGGATCGTGTTCAAGGACAACGGCGGTGACGATCTGGTGGACTGCATCAGCAAGGCCGGTGGTGATCAGACCAAGGTGCAGCAGTGCCAGGACCAGTTCAGGGACAACCTGGAGAACAAGTTGAGCATTACGCTGACGCCCGCGCCGACCCCCTGA
- a CDS encoding ABC transporter ATP-binding protein, translating into MATVQFEGVSLSYPGAPRPAVEDLSLEIADGEFLVLVGPSGCGKSTSLRMLAGLEAVSAGRIRIGGLDVTGLPPRSRDVAMVFQSYALYPNMTVAENMGFALRNAGMSKADTLIQVKEAAAMLELEDLLDRKPAKLSGGQRQRVAMGRAIVRRPQVFCMDEPLSNLDAKLRVSTRSQIAALQKRLGTTTVYVTHDQVEAMTMGHRVAVMKDGQLQQIAAPRELYDNPVNTFVAGFIGSPGMNLLTAPIREGAAVLNDLHIPLPHKVSGDKVVVGIRPESWEVTTDPENSLAVEVELLEELGAESFLYSHGITDEWSSRSGRVVARVDRRFQVALGDKLHLTPKQDELFLFDAETELRIS; encoded by the coding sequence ATGGCGACTGTGCAGTTCGAGGGTGTTTCCCTCAGTTATCCGGGTGCGCCGCGTCCCGCGGTCGAAGACCTGAGCTTGGAGATCGCCGACGGCGAATTCCTGGTGCTGGTCGGACCGTCGGGCTGCGGTAAATCCACCAGTCTGCGCATGCTGGCGGGTCTGGAGGCGGTGTCCGCCGGGCGGATTCGCATCGGCGGCCTCGATGTCACGGGGCTGCCGCCGCGGTCCCGCGATGTGGCCATGGTCTTCCAGAGCTACGCGCTCTACCCGAATATGACGGTGGCCGAGAATATGGGATTCGCGCTCCGCAATGCGGGAATGAGCAAGGCGGACACCCTGATTCAGGTCAAGGAAGCCGCCGCCATGCTCGAGCTGGAAGACCTCCTCGACCGCAAACCCGCCAAACTCTCCGGCGGCCAGCGCCAACGCGTGGCCATGGGTCGCGCCATCGTGCGCCGCCCGCAGGTCTTCTGCATGGACGAGCCGCTCTCGAATCTCGATGCGAAACTGCGGGTTTCGACCCGCTCGCAGATCGCGGCCCTGCAGAAGCGCCTGGGCACCACCACCGTCTACGTTACCCACGACCAGGTCGAAGCCATGACCATGGGCCATCGGGTGGCGGTCATGAAAGACGGCCAACTCCAGCAGATCGCCGCGCCGCGCGAGCTCTACGACAACCCGGTGAACACCTTCGTCGCCGGTTTCATCGGTTCCCCCGGCATGAACCTGCTCACCGCCCCCATCCGCGAGGGTGCCGCCGTGCTCAACGACCTGCATATCCCGTTGCCGCACAAGGTCTCCGGAGACAAAGTGGTCGTCGGCATTCGGCCCGAGTCGTGGGAGGTCACCACCGATCCGGAGAACTCCCTGGCGGTAGAGGTGGAGCTGCTCGAAGAGCTGGGCGCCGAATCCTTCCTCTACTCCCACGGCATCACCGACGAATGGTCCAGCCGCTCCGGCCGAGTGGTCGCCCGCGTGGACCGCCGCTTCCAGGTGGCGCTGGGAGACAAGCTCCACCTCACCCCGAAGCAGGACGAACTCTTTCTCTTCGACGCTGAAACCGAACTGCGGATTTCGTAG
- a CDS encoding L,D-transpeptidase, producing the protein MRITRYGLISLAAIAATGAVVAAPASAAPLWPGGPEVPGVPSAVMPQPVPGDLPTAPGASSPLPPSNFTAPNITPGDGDVVGVAQPVIINFKEPVSDHAAAEKSIRITSTNKVDGHFYWRGDSQVRWRPEEFWPSGSKVTVEAGGTKVAYEIGDEFIATADDTTHEIVVTRNGEVVRTMPTSMGKTGHETPNGTYIVSERNRKMIMDSSTYGVPTTAPEGYKLEVEYATRMSNSGIFVHAAPWSVAQQGKSNSSHGCLNVSTEDAKWFMDNVKKGDPVVVKNTAGGTLSTSDGWGDWN; encoded by the coding sequence GTGCGCATCACCCGGTATGGACTGATTTCCCTCGCCGCCATCGCGGCGACCGGAGCCGTGGTGGCCGCGCCCGCCTCAGCCGCCCCGCTATGGCCGGGCGGCCCGGAAGTTCCGGGTGTGCCCTCCGCCGTCATGCCGCAGCCCGTCCCAGGCGATCTGCCGACCGCGCCCGGCGCGAGCTCGCCGCTGCCGCCCTCGAACTTCACCGCCCCGAACATCACGCCCGGCGACGGTGACGTGGTCGGTGTGGCCCAGCCGGTCATCATCAACTTCAAGGAGCCGGTGAGCGATCACGCCGCCGCCGAGAAATCCATTCGCATCACCTCCACCAACAAGGTGGACGGCCACTTCTACTGGCGCGGTGACAGCCAGGTGCGCTGGCGGCCCGAGGAGTTCTGGCCGTCCGGCTCCAAGGTCACCGTCGAGGCGGGTGGCACCAAGGTCGCCTACGAGATCGGCGACGAGTTCATCGCCACCGCCGACGACACCACCCACGAAATCGTGGTCACCCGCAATGGCGAGGTGGTCCGGACCATGCCCACCTCCATGGGCAAGACCGGGCACGAGACCCCGAACGGCACCTATATCGTCAGCGAGCGCAATCGCAAGATGATCATGGATTCCTCCACCTACGGGGTGCCCACCACCGCACCCGAGGGCTACAAGCTCGAGGTCGAGTACGCCACCCGCATGTCCAACAGCGGTATCTTCGTGCACGCCGCGCCGTGGAGCGTTGCGCAGCAGGGTAAGTCGAACTCCTCGCACGGCTGCCTGAACGTCTCGACCGAGGACGCCAAGTGGTTCATGGACAATGTGAAGAAGGGTGACCCGGTGGTTGTGAAGAACACCGCGGGCGGCACCCTGAGCACCAGCGACGGCTGGGGTGACTGGAACTGA
- a CDS encoding carbohydrate ABC transporter permease codes for MRSRPERVLPQPPGRGWRSRPWQDYALFFVLVAPNLVLLSVFVYRPLIDNIRLSFFDWNISDTTSTFVGLSNYQEWWGRDDSWQIVSNTVVFTLAAVVGSMVLGLALALLLDRKLFGRNVVRSAVFAPFVISGAAIGVAFQFIFDPGFGLVQDVLHKLGVEKAPDFYQDPHWALFMVTVTYLWKNIGYTFVIYLAALQGIRTDLMEAAEIDGASRWTTFTRVLLPQLRPTTFFLSITVLLNSLQVFDIIYSMTRGGPLGTGTTTMVVQVYRESFVNFRAGYGATVATIMFVVLLIVTLLQVRIMDRGEQ; via the coding sequence GTGAGATCGAGGCCCGAACGAGTACTACCGCAACCCCCGGGGCGCGGCTGGCGAAGCAGACCGTGGCAGGACTACGCGCTCTTCTTTGTGCTCGTCGCGCCAAACCTGGTGTTGCTTTCGGTATTCGTATACCGGCCGCTGATCGACAATATCCGGCTGTCGTTCTTCGACTGGAATATCTCCGACACCACGTCGACCTTTGTCGGCCTCTCCAACTACCAGGAGTGGTGGGGCCGCGACGACTCATGGCAAATTGTAAGCAACACAGTCGTATTCACGCTCGCGGCAGTTGTGGGCAGTATGGTGCTGGGTTTGGCACTGGCCCTGCTGCTCGACCGGAAGCTGTTCGGGCGCAATGTGGTCCGCTCCGCGGTCTTCGCCCCGTTCGTCATCTCCGGCGCGGCCATCGGTGTGGCCTTCCAATTCATCTTCGATCCCGGCTTCGGCCTGGTGCAGGATGTACTGCACAAACTCGGCGTGGAGAAGGCCCCGGACTTCTACCAGGATCCGCACTGGGCGCTGTTCATGGTGACCGTCACCTACCTGTGGAAGAACATCGGCTACACCTTCGTCATCTATCTGGCCGCGCTGCAGGGCATTCGGACCGATCTGATGGAGGCCGCCGAGATCGACGGCGCGAGCCGCTGGACCACCTTCACCCGGGTGCTACTGCCACAGCTGCGGCCCACCACCTTCTTCCTCTCCATCACGGTGCTGCTGAATTCGCTGCAGGTCTTCGACATCATCTACTCGATGACCCGCGGCGGGCCGCTCGGCACCGGCACCACCACCATGGTGGTCCAGGTCTATCGCGAATCCTTCGTCAACTTCCGGGCCGGTTACGGCGCGACCGTCGCCACCATCATGTTCGTGGTGCTGCTGATCGTCACGCTGCTCCAGGTCCGGATCATGGATCGGGGCGAACAGTGA
- a CDS encoding DUF397 domain-containing protein: MLETAKYQPESTGWFTSTRTNNGNQCVEVRFDGAAVFVRDSKYRRNPANSALDEPVITVSAVEWMSFLTILRDNPGGVTTLTAHTAADGFTTLRSGEIGLVYTPGEWEAFLAGVRDGEFDRIPLAA; the protein is encoded by the coding sequence ATGCTAGAAACCGCGAAGTATCAACCGGAATCCACCGGCTGGTTCACGTCGACCCGCACGAATAACGGAAATCAGTGTGTAGAGGTCCGATTCGATGGTGCGGCGGTGTTCGTCCGTGACAGCAAGTACCGGCGAAATCCGGCCAACAGCGCACTCGACGAGCCCGTCATCACCGTCAGCGCAGTCGAATGGATGTCCTTCCTGACAATCCTGCGGGATAACCCCGGCGGCGTAACCACCCTCACCGCGCACACCGCCGCGGACGGATTCACCACACTCCGGTCCGGGGAGATCGGTCTCGTCTACACCCCTGGCGAATGGGAGGCCTTCCTGGCCGGGGTCCGCGATGGCGAGTTCGATCGAATTCCACTCGCCGCCTGA
- a CDS encoding ABC transporter substrate-binding protein produces the protein MSDSRFPALSRRGFLGLAGATAAGLTLTACAGSGGGSKQGGDSNTITFWSNHPGTSKELETELINRFQAKYPDLKVNLVDAGKNYEEVSQKFNAALSGGELPDVVVLSDVWWFNYALNGTIEPLDSHFGSAGVKLDDYVDSLANDYKFNNKHYALPYARSTQVFYYNKDVWSKAGLPDRGPNTWQEFDEWGPKIQGVMGGDKWAHGWGDAKNYLAWTFQGPMWTFGGGYSDDWKLKFGDPKSIEAGKFFSDMINVKKYASIRPQIATEFGTGILGSTIASTGDLKGIMKNAEGKLTVGTAFLPHPNGAGATTGGAGLAIPSRISDSRKENALKFIEFITNAANTAYFSQGTGYMPVRKSALQDPSELDFLAKNPNSKTAIDQLAVTKSQDFARVFVPGGDQIIGTGMEQIGLQNRDVTSAFADISSQLQTIIDRQITPKLPK, from the coding sequence GTGTCCGACTCCCGATTTCCCGCGCTGTCTCGACGCGGGTTCCTCGGCCTCGCCGGTGCCACCGCGGCCGGGCTGACGCTGACCGCCTGCGCCGGATCCGGCGGCGGCAGCAAGCAGGGTGGTGACTCGAACACCATCACCTTCTGGTCCAACCACCCGGGCACCTCCAAGGAGCTGGAGACCGAGCTCATCAACCGGTTCCAGGCCAAGTACCCGGATCTGAAGGTCAACCTGGTCGACGCGGGCAAGAACTACGAGGAGGTGTCGCAGAAGTTCAACGCGGCGCTCTCCGGCGGTGAACTCCCCGATGTCGTTGTGCTGTCCGATGTCTGGTGGTTCAACTACGCGCTGAACGGAACCATCGAACCGCTGGACTCGCACTTCGGTTCCGCCGGTGTGAAACTCGACGACTACGTCGACTCGCTGGCCAATGACTACAAGTTCAACAACAAGCACTACGCATTGCCGTACGCGCGCTCGACCCAGGTCTTCTACTACAACAAGGATGTCTGGTCCAAGGCCGGACTGCCGGACCGCGGCCCGAACACCTGGCAGGAATTCGACGAGTGGGGCCCGAAGATCCAGGGCGTCATGGGCGGCGACAAGTGGGCGCACGGCTGGGGTGACGCCAAGAACTACCTGGCCTGGACCTTCCAGGGCCCGATGTGGACCTTCGGCGGCGGCTACTCCGACGACTGGAAGCTGAAGTTCGGCGACCCCAAGTCGATCGAGGCCGGCAAGTTCTTCAGCGACATGATCAATGTGAAGAAGTACGCGAGCATCCGCCCGCAGATCGCCACCGAATTCGGCACCGGCATTCTCGGCTCCACCATCGCCTCCACCGGTGATCTCAAGGGCATCATGAAGAACGCCGAGGGCAAGCTGACCGTCGGCACCGCCTTCCTGCCGCATCCGAACGGCGCGGGGGCCACCACCGGTGGTGCGGGCCTGGCGATTCCGTCGCGAATCTCGGACTCGCGCAAGGAGAACGCGCTCAAGTTCATCGAGTTCATCACCAATGCGGCCAATACCGCGTACTTCTCGCAGGGCACCGGATACATGCCGGTCCGCAAGTCGGCGCTGCAGGATCCGAGCGAGCTGGACTTCCTGGCCAAGAACCCGAACTCCAAGACGGCCATCGATCAGCTCGCGGTGACCAAGTCCCAGGACTTCGCGCGCGTCTTCGTGCCCGGCGGTGACCAGATCATCGGCACCGGTATGGAGCAGATCGGCCTGCAGAACCGCGATGTCACTTCGGCTTTCGCGGATATCAGCAGCCAGCTGCAGACCATTATCGACCGGCAGATCACCCCCAAGCTGCCCAAGTAG